A single region of the Acidobacteriota bacterium genome encodes:
- a CDS encoding hydantoinase/oxoprolinase family protein, giving the protein MASLWQLWIDTGGTFTDCVAIAPDGSVQCIKVLSSGAVRARVVSDGGDGLRLETPFDLPGGFFDGYGLAPLAGGTPVSVEAWSADGSCRLADGAGYGRGLEHDLVVELVSPENAPILAARIATGRALGEQLPACDLRLATTRGTNALLERAGSRTVLFVTEGFADLLLIGDQARPDIFALNIERPAPLYERTVEVGGRLDATGRELAPLDEDRLRVAARALVGEGFGAAAVALLHSYRNPAHEQRAGDILRSAGFETVSCSAELAPLIKIVPRAHTAVVDAYLGRAVGGYLETTGAALAGGAEAADNGVAPRVMTSAGGLASFSSYRPKDSLLSGPAGGVVGAAAAGRTSGMERIIGFDMGGTSTDVSRYDGDFEYNFEFRVGDATVVAPALAIETVAAGGGSICGVDHGQLKVGPESAGARPGPACYGAGGPLTITDVNLLLGRIDPASFGLPIDVGAAERRAAEVLAGLAGSEEGLLGGFLQVANERMADAIRRISVSRGYDPADYALVSFGGAGGQHACAIASELAMRTVVVPVDTSLLSAVGLGHAVVERFAHRQVLEPLDGGRIGALIEELEREALAALVSERGANLEGAAVRRRIVRLRLQGQETALEVEPASATEAGSTGAVTALFVDRYRAVYGYPPPEHPIEVESIRVLASTAPAAGRLDRGPRAPQRARAERRRAWFGNWRSAELLHRESLPPGFEQDGPCLAQERHSITVVEPGWSLRVDDAKALVLRRMAGA; this is encoded by the coding sequence GTGGCTTCTCTCTGGCAGCTCTGGATCGATACGGGCGGTACGTTTACCGACTGCGTGGCGATCGCCCCGGATGGGTCCGTTCAATGCATCAAGGTCCTGAGTTCCGGAGCCGTGCGGGCCAGGGTGGTGTCGGACGGCGGGGACGGCCTGCGGCTGGAGACGCCGTTCGACCTTCCCGGCGGCTTCTTCGACGGGTATGGGCTGGCGCCCCTTGCGGGCGGGACGCCCGTCAGCGTGGAGGCATGGTCGGCGGATGGTTCCTGCCGGCTCGCGGACGGTGCCGGGTACGGGAGGGGTCTTGAGCACGACCTGGTGGTGGAACTCGTCTCGCCCGAAAACGCGCCGATTCTCGCGGCGCGGATCGCCACCGGCAGGGCGCTGGGCGAGCAGTTGCCGGCCTGCGACCTGCGGCTCGCGACGACCCGCGGAACGAATGCGCTGCTCGAGAGGGCTGGGTCGCGGACCGTCCTGTTCGTTACCGAGGGGTTCGCCGATCTGCTGCTGATCGGGGATCAGGCGCGGCCCGACATCTTCGCGCTGAACATCGAACGTCCGGCGCCCCTGTACGAACGGACGGTCGAGGTGGGCGGCCGCCTCGACGCCACCGGGCGCGAACTCGCGCCGCTCGACGAGGACAGACTGCGCGTGGCGGCGAGGGCTCTGGTCGGCGAGGGTTTCGGGGCGGCGGCCGTGGCCCTGCTGCACAGCTACCGGAATCCGGCACACGAACAGCGTGCCGGGGACATCCTGCGGTCCGCCGGCTTCGAGACGGTCTCGTGTTCGGCCGAACTGGCGCCCCTGATCAAGATCGTGCCCCGGGCGCATACGGCGGTCGTGGACGCCTACCTCGGACGGGCCGTCGGCGGCTACCTCGAGACCACGGGAGCGGCGCTTGCCGGCGGCGCGGAGGCGGCCGACAACGGGGTCGCGCCGCGGGTGATGACGAGCGCCGGCGGTCTGGCGAGCTTCTCGAGCTACCGGCCCAAGGACAGCCTGCTGTCGGGACCGGCGGGAGGCGTCGTCGGCGCGGCGGCGGCGGGTCGCACGAGCGGCATGGAGCGGATCATCGGCTTCGACATGGGCGGCACAAGCACCGACGTGTCGCGCTACGACGGCGACTTCGAGTACAACTTCGAGTTCCGCGTCGGCGACGCGACCGTGGTGGCGCCGGCCCTGGCGATCGAGACAGTGGCGGCGGGAGGAGGTTCGATCTGCGGAGTCGATCACGGCCAGCTCAAGGTGGGGCCCGAGAGCGCCGGGGCGCGGCCGGGCCCGGCCTGTTACGGTGCCGGTGGGCCGCTGACGATCACCGACGTGAATCTGTTGCTAGGCCGGATCGATCCGGCGTCCTTCGGCCTTCCCATCGACGTCGGCGCCGCCGAGCGTCGGGCCGCCGAGGTGCTGGCCGGCCTCGCGGGCTCCGAGGAGGGCCTGCTCGGAGGCTTCCTACAGGTCGCCAACGAACGGATGGCGGACGCGATCCGGCGCATCTCGGTTTCGCGGGGCTACGATCCTGCCGACTACGCGCTCGTCAGTTTCGGCGGTGCCGGCGGCCAGCACGCCTGCGCCATCGCATCCGAACTGGCGATGCGTACGGTGGTCGTGCCGGTCGATACGTCCCTGCTGAGCGCGGTCGGTCTGGGTCACGCGGTGGTGGAGCGCTTCGCGCACCGGCAGGTTCTGGAACCGCTTGACGGTGGCCGGATCGGTGCCCTGATCGAGGAGCTCGAGCGGGAGGCGCTGGCGGCCCTCGTGAGCGAACGGGGAGCGAACCTCGAAGGTGCCGCCGTGCGGCGCCGGATCGTCCGCCTGCGGCTCCAGGGACAGGAGACGGCACTGGAAGTCGAACCGGCCTCGGCGACCGAGGCGGGCTCGACCGGGGCGGTCACGGCCCTTTTCGTGGACCGCTACCGGGCGGTCTACGGCTACCCGCCGCCCGAGCACCCGATCGAAGTCGAGTCGATCCGGGTCCTGGCCTCCACCGCGCCGGCGGCCGGTCGGCTGGACCGGGGCCCGCGCGCCCCGCAACGAGCGCGGGCGGAGCGCCGGCGGGCCTGGTTCGGGAACTGGAGGTCCGCCGAGTTGCTGCACCGCGAGAGTCTCCCTCCCGGTTTCGAGCAGGACGGTCCATGCCTGGCGCAGGAGCGCCACAGCATCACGGTCGTGGAGCCCGGCTGGAGCCTGCGGGTCGACGACGCGAAGGCACTGGTTCTGAGGCGGATGGCCGGCGCGTAA
- a CDS encoding TolC family protein, with product MLERIPEVAHPPAEFDRGMETEVLEAPGACGALGDQTLRELQHRLAGQSFDLQAAWRRVEAAEARARESGAYLMPRLDASLSGNDLTFPSSGIVNQFLLQGAAWDSSLAASFEIDLWGRLRNREVAALLDAEASVQDLRALAISLSSVLAEVWFGIVAERELIDLLETQQRTSERFLELTQLRFGQGLGPAQDIGRQREQLLSLQGQIELARGRLESLEFQLAVLLGSGERQTPAGSAGLGPLLQAADRPGLGVPAELLERRPDLLAARRRVEAADRRAAAAVKEWLPSLSLNALLTGRALEVVDVLDDLVRQIGGTAAQSVYASGGRRARIDQAVAAAEESLYAYAQSLVNAVGEVQTALAVGRSSRELVGNLEERLGEARRVLLLTSESYREGATDYLNVLTALLSQQGLEQALIDARRQQLASRLQLCRALGFAPGTSVERLAAGLATAPETTAAGGAS from the coding sequence GTGCTCGAGCGCATTCCGGAGGTGGCGCACCCGCCGGCCGAGTTCGACCGGGGGATGGAGACGGAGGTCCTCGAGGCCCCTGGCGCTTGCGGCGCGCTGGGAGACCAGACTTTGCGGGAGCTCCAGCACCGTCTGGCCGGTCAGAGCTTCGATCTCCAGGCGGCCTGGCGCCGGGTGGAGGCGGCGGAGGCCCGCGCTCGGGAGAGCGGCGCCTACCTGATGCCGCGTCTCGATGCTTCGCTTTCCGGCAACGACCTCACGTTTCCGAGCAGCGGGATCGTGAACCAGTTCCTGCTGCAGGGCGCGGCCTGGGACTCCAGCCTGGCGGCGAGCTTCGAGATCGATCTCTGGGGCCGGTTGCGGAACCGCGAGGTGGCCGCCTTGCTGGATGCGGAGGCGAGCGTCCAGGATCTGCGCGCGCTGGCGATCAGCCTGTCGTCGGTGCTGGCCGAGGTCTGGTTCGGCATCGTCGCGGAGCGTGAATTGATCGACCTGCTGGAGACCCAGCAGCGCACCTCGGAGAGGTTCCTGGAGTTGACCCAGCTTCGCTTCGGCCAGGGTCTTGGACCGGCGCAGGACATCGGTCGCCAGCGGGAACAGTTGCTGAGCCTGCAGGGCCAGATCGAACTGGCTCGGGGCAGGCTGGAGTCGCTGGAGTTCCAGCTCGCCGTGCTCCTGGGCAGCGGGGAGCGGCAGACGCCGGCTGGTTCGGCGGGTCTCGGACCGCTTCTGCAGGCCGCCGACCGGCCTGGTCTGGGAGTGCCGGCCGAGCTACTGGAGCGGCGGCCGGATCTGCTGGCCGCACGCCGACGGGTCGAGGCCGCCGACCGGCGGGCGGCCGCGGCGGTGAAGGAATGGTTGCCTTCCCTGTCTCTGAACGCTCTCCTGACCGGTCGCGCACTGGAGGTGGTCGACGTACTGGACGACCTCGTTCGGCAGATCGGCGGGACGGCGGCGCAGTCGGTCTATGCCAGCGGCGGCCGCCGGGCGCGCATCGACCAGGCAGTTGCGGCGGCCGAGGAGAGCCTGTACGCCTACGCGCAGTCCCTGGTCAACGCGGTCGGGGAAGTGCAGACGGCGCTTGCGGTAGGCCGCAGCAGCCGTGAGCTGGTCGGCAACCTGGAGGAGCGGTTGGGGGAAGCCCGCCGGGTTCTCCTCTTGACCAGCGAGTCGTACCGTGAGGGAGCGACGGACTACCTGAACGTGCTGACCGCGCTGCTTTCGCAGCAGGGGCTCGAGCAGGCGCTGATCGACGCCAGGCGGCAGCAGCTTGCGAGCCGTCTGCAGCTCTGCCGGGCATTGGGTTTCGCACCGGGAACGTCGGTGGAGCGGCTGGCGGCAGGACTCGCCACGGCGCCCGAAACAACGGCTGCAGGCGGAGCGTCCTGA
- a CDS encoding efflux RND transporter periplasmic adaptor subunit — MKGTLIRVGIVVLVLAFGLVVARAIIQARPEAVQRPPDDSGVLVEVAEVRRLPRRIDIEAQGTVLPARRVVVQPQVSGRIAFVMPRLAPGTLLREGDVIFAIEDADFKLAVARATAAVAEAAAQLELEQGRGRVAEREWELFQDELDVEQMEASLALREPQLRSRLSAVQTARAALARARLDLERTVVRSPFNSVVLAESIEVGQTVTPQSQTVTLAGTDAFWVRAAVRTDELEQLRVPALHGDVEGSRALVRLDPETDYVLPGRIVRLLGDLDTAGRMARVLVEVDDPLGLERGTGGAAGRGLLLLDSYVDLLLEGGTVRDLFEVPRDWLQEGGHLWLYSGEQLERRPVDVAWRFEDSVCIDSGLADGELVVTSRIATPIEGMRLRLGADEPRSIAAEFLSAASRWDVSGWGAVPTGVAP, encoded by the coding sequence ATGAAGGGTACGCTGATCCGTGTCGGCATCGTGGTGCTGGTCCTGGCGTTCGGCCTGGTGGTTGCCAGGGCGATCATTCAGGCCAGACCCGAGGCGGTGCAGAGGCCGCCGGACGACTCCGGCGTGCTGGTGGAAGTGGCCGAGGTGAGGCGGCTCCCGCGGCGCATCGACATCGAGGCCCAGGGAACGGTGCTGCCGGCCCGGAGGGTCGTCGTCCAGCCCCAGGTAAGCGGCCGAATCGCGTTCGTCATGCCGCGGCTCGCTCCGGGCACGCTGCTGCGGGAGGGCGACGTCATCTTCGCGATCGAGGATGCCGACTTCAAGCTGGCGGTGGCCCGGGCGACCGCCGCGGTCGCCGAGGCCGCCGCCCAACTGGAACTCGAGCAGGGCCGTGGCCGGGTCGCCGAGCGGGAGTGGGAACTGTTCCAGGATGAGCTGGACGTTGAACAGATGGAGGCCTCCCTGGCGCTCCGCGAACCGCAGTTGCGCTCGCGGCTCTCGGCCGTTCAGACCGCCCGCGCCGCCCTGGCGCGCGCCAGGCTGGACCTCGAACGCACGGTTGTACGGAGTCCGTTCAACTCCGTCGTCCTCGCCGAGTCGATCGAGGTCGGGCAGACGGTGACGCCGCAGAGTCAGACCGTGACCCTCGCCGGAACCGATGCCTTCTGGGTGCGTGCCGCGGTGCGCACGGACGAACTCGAGCAGCTCCGCGTTCCCGCTCTCCACGGTGACGTTGAGGGTTCGCGCGCGCTGGTGCGACTCGATCCCGAGACGGACTACGTCCTGCCGGGCCGCATCGTCCGGTTGCTGGGAGATCTCGACACCGCGGGCCGGATGGCCCGGGTTCTCGTGGAGGTCGACGATCCGCTCGGGCTCGAGCGTGGGACGGGCGGCGCGGCGGGACGCGGCCTCCTGCTTCTGGACAGCTACGTCGACCTGCTGCTCGAAGGCGGCACGGTGCGCGACCTGTTCGAGGTGCCTCGCGACTGGCTTCAGGAGGGCGGACACCTCTGGCTGTACAGCGGCGAGCAGCTCGAGCGTCGGCCGGTCGACGTGGCGTGGCGTTTCGAGGACAGCGTGTGCATCGATAGCGGCCTGGCTGACGGGGAACTCGTTGTGACCAGCCGCATCGCCACGCCGATCGAGGGGATGAGGCTCCGCCTGGGAGCGGATGAACCCCGGTCGATCGCCGCCGAGTTCCTCTCCGCCGCCAGCCGTTGGGACGTGTCGGGCTGGGGCGCCGTGCCGACGGGAGTTGCGCCATGA
- a CDS encoding efflux RND transporter permease subunit: MSLMSHDHGPVDRKGPIGWMAAHPVAANLLMGVLVIGGILFAFGTKREVFPEIDMDMVTVVVAYPGASPQEVEEGVVLAIEDEISSLDGIKKINSISVEGLGTVMAELLTSANPDRTYNDIKSTVDRITSFPQDAERPVISLVTNRRQVLSLLVHGDVDLKSLDRLAEEIRSELLSDERITLVEKAGIPPPEISVEVPADNLRRYGLTLPQISTAVRAASIDLPGGSVKTEGGEVLVRTTERRDYGEEFRDITLIARADGTRVRLRDVATVVDGFRETDEELYYNGQPAIDLQVYRVGEEVPLQVSSAVYDLVERRQGTLPDSVGLSIVNDESEEYRARLSILGKNGLIGLLLVVTVLGIFLRPAVAFWVSLGIFISFCGSFFLIPILGVSLNMISLFAFILVLGIAVDDAVVVGEAIFYHRRGDNRLEAAIVGTREVLTPVTFAVLTTIIAFIPLAIVPGITGKFFRNIPFIVIPVLLLSLIESVFILPAHLRHVGRTKLRGRKGRRRSLNPFKKLGAVQLRFSEWVERVIAGQVPPIIRRLVRDRYLTVAVMFSALVVAVSFVAGGHIKFNFFPRIEGEFANGVIELPFGAPVADTRDVARRMTRAAEEVGAELLAEGRMRRRADGSMPETVLEGLRARIGSADTGAFGPGQGFPATGGHVGVVTAYLVPDAEREFGSAEFTARWRERVGEVSGVDRLSFDFNTGPSAGAKVSVQLEHTQTPPLEAAAARVAASLATYNGVFDVDDGFKVGKPQLDLVLKPAAKGLGLTERALAAQVRGAFFGAEASRQQRGRDELRVYVRLPREERDSVHAIENLLIRTPGGGEIPLHQAAYVRPGRSFTEILRVDGRRTVTVTADIDPTATTGNDIRAALARTILPEVVADTPGLTFNFSGEQEAQAEAVGSLMGSLVVAMLAMYALMAVAFRSYLQPLVVLSAVPFGMFGAVVGHLIMGYDLSFLSIFGLVALSGVVVNDSLVLIDAVNQLRSEGTNLLDSVVGGVTRRVRPVILTSLTTFFGLMPIILERSNQAQWLVPMALSLGFGVLFVTGIALVLVPCTYMMVDDLKNGLRWLVGMSPEPGEAQPAPQPGGR; encoded by the coding sequence ATGAGCCTGATGTCCCACGACCACGGCCCCGTCGACAGGAAGGGACCGATCGGCTGGATGGCGGCCCATCCGGTCGCGGCGAACCTGCTGATGGGGGTTCTGGTCATCGGCGGCATCCTGTTCGCCTTCGGAACCAAGCGGGAGGTGTTCCCGGAGATCGATATGGACATGGTGACCGTGGTGGTCGCCTATCCGGGGGCGTCGCCCCAGGAGGTCGAGGAGGGAGTCGTCCTCGCGATCGAGGACGAGATCAGTTCGCTCGACGGCATCAAGAAGATCAACTCGATCTCGGTCGAGGGGCTGGGCACGGTGATGGCCGAACTCCTCACCAGTGCGAACCCGGACCGGACGTACAACGACATCAAGAGCACGGTCGACCGGATCACGTCCTTCCCGCAGGACGCCGAACGCCCCGTCATCTCGCTGGTGACGAACCGCAGACAGGTGCTGTCGCTGCTGGTTCACGGCGATGTGGACCTGAAGTCGCTCGACCGGCTCGCCGAGGAGATCAGAAGCGAGCTGCTTTCGGACGAACGGATCACCCTGGTGGAGAAGGCGGGCATCCCGCCGCCCGAGATCAGCGTCGAAGTGCCCGCGGACAACCTGCGGCGCTACGGCCTGACGCTGCCGCAGATCTCGACGGCCGTGCGCGCGGCCTCGATCGACCTTCCTGGCGGTTCGGTCAAGACCGAGGGCGGCGAGGTGCTGGTCCGCACGACGGAGAGGCGGGACTACGGCGAGGAGTTCCGGGACATCACGCTGATCGCCCGGGCCGACGGCACCCGGGTCCGGCTGCGCGACGTGGCCACCGTGGTCGACGGCTTCCGGGAGACGGACGAGGAGCTGTACTACAACGGTCAACCGGCGATCGACCTGCAGGTCTACCGTGTCGGTGAGGAGGTGCCGCTTCAGGTCTCGTCCGCGGTCTACGACCTCGTCGAGCGCCGGCAGGGCACGTTGCCGGACTCGGTGGGACTCTCGATCGTGAACGACGAGTCGGAGGAGTACCGGGCCCGGCTGTCGATTCTCGGAAAGAACGGCCTGATCGGACTGCTGCTGGTGGTCACCGTGCTGGGCATCTTCCTGCGGCCGGCGGTCGCCTTCTGGGTCAGCCTGGGCATCTTCATCTCATTCTGCGGCTCGTTCTTTCTCATCCCGATCCTCGGCGTGTCGCTCAACATGATCTCGCTCTTCGCGTTCATCCTCGTACTGGGGATCGCGGTGGACGACGCGGTCGTCGTCGGCGAGGCGATCTTCTACCACCGCCGGGGGGACAACCGGCTCGAGGCCGCGATCGTCGGCACCCGCGAGGTGCTGACGCCGGTCACGTTCGCGGTGCTCACGACGATCATCGCCTTCATCCCGCTGGCCATCGTCCCCGGCATCACGGGCAAGTTCTTCCGCAACATCCCGTTCATCGTCATTCCGGTTCTGTTGCTGTCCCTGATCGAGTCCGTGTTCATCTTGCCTGCGCACCTGCGGCACGTTGGACGGACGAAGCTGCGCGGCCGGAAGGGCCGCAGGCGGTCGCTCAATCCGTTCAAGAAGCTGGGCGCGGTTCAGCTTCGTTTCTCGGAGTGGGTGGAGCGGGTGATCGCCGGACAGGTCCCGCCCATCATCCGGAGATTGGTCCGAGACCGCTACCTGACGGTGGCCGTCATGTTCTCGGCGCTGGTCGTCGCGGTCAGCTTCGTCGCCGGCGGGCACATCAAGTTCAACTTCTTCCCGCGGATCGAGGGCGAGTTCGCGAACGGCGTGATCGAACTGCCGTTCGGCGCACCGGTCGCGGACACCCGCGACGTTGCGCGACGAATGACCCGGGCCGCGGAGGAGGTCGGTGCCGAACTCCTGGCGGAGGGGCGGATGCGCCGGCGAGCCGACGGCTCGATGCCGGAGACCGTCCTGGAGGGACTCCGAGCGAGGATCGGCAGCGCCGACACGGGCGCTTTCGGCCCCGGCCAGGGTTTCCCCGCGACCGGTGGACACGTCGGCGTCGTCACGGCATACCTCGTTCCCGACGCGGAGCGCGAGTTCGGCTCGGCCGAGTTCACCGCGCGCTGGCGCGAGCGGGTCGGTGAGGTTTCGGGGGTCGACCGGTTGTCGTTCGACTTCAACACCGGTCCGTCAGCCGGCGCCAAGGTCTCGGTCCAGCTCGAGCACACCCAAACGCCGCCGCTCGAAGCGGCGGCGGCGCGCGTCGCCGCCTCGCTGGCGACCTACAACGGCGTGTTCGATGTCGACGACGGCTTCAAGGTCGGCAAGCCGCAGCTCGACCTGGTGCTCAAGCCGGCTGCCAAGGGTCTGGGACTCACCGAGCGGGCTCTGGCGGCCCAGGTCCGTGGCGCCTTCTTCGGCGCCGAGGCCAGCCGCCAGCAGCGGGGCCGCGACGAACTTCGCGTCTACGTCCGCCTGCCGCGGGAGGAGCGCGATTCGGTCCACGCGATCGAGAATCTCCTGATCCGCACCCCAGGCGGCGGCGAGATTCCGCTCCACCAGGCGGCGTACGTGCGGCCTGGGAGATCGTTTACCGAGATCCTCCGGGTCGACGGGCGCCGCACCGTCACGGTAACCGCCGACATCGATCCGACGGCCACCACCGGCAACGACATTCGGGCCGCCCTGGCCCGGACCATCCTGCCCGAAGTGGTGGCCGACACGCCCGGACTGACGTTCAATTTCAGCGGAGAGCAGGAAGCGCAGGCCGAAGCGGTCGGTTCCCTGATGGGGAGTCTGGTGGTCGCCATGCTCGCCATGTACGCTCTGATGGCGGTCGCCTTCCGCAGCTATCTGCAGCCCCTGGTCGTTCTGTCGGCGGTGCCCTTCGGCATGTTCGGGGCGGTCGTTGGCCACCTGATCATGGGCTACGACCTGAGTTTCCTCAGCATCTTCGGACTGGTCGCGCTTTCGGGCGTCGTGGTGAACGACTCGCTGGTCCTGATCGACGCGGTGAACCAGCTACGGAGCGAGGGCACGAACCTGCTCGATTCCGTGGTCGGCGGTGTGACCCGTCGTGTGAGGCCGGTCATCCTGACCTCACTGACCACCTTCTTCGGCCTGATGCCGATCATCCTGGAACGGTCGAACCAGGCCCAGTGGCTCGTCCCCATGGCGCTCAGCCTCGGCTTCGGCGTCCTGTTCGTCACCGGCATCGCCCTGGTTCTGGTGCCCTGTACCTACATGATGGTCGACGACCTGAAGAACGGTCTGCGCTGGCTCGTGGGGATGAGCCCGGAGCCGGGCGAAGCGCAGCCGGCGCCGCAGCCCGGAGGCAGGTAG
- a CDS encoding pitrilysin family protein, which produces MKRLLGATSALCLLIFATACGESTDTGTPSADIVDIPNTKYVLENGLRLIVHEDHKAPIVAVNVWYDVGAGDEKIGKTGFAHLFEHLMFNGSEHFNDDYFKPFDRVGATGMNGTTNQDRTNYFQVVPTTALDMALWMESDRMGHMRAAVDQARLDEQRGVVQNEKRQGENQPYGKVFLTIFENTYPDGHPYDHSTIGSMEDLNAASLADVHEWFDTWYGAANAVLVVAGDVEAEDVKARVEKYFGHIPSGPPLIKPDVSLARRSEPSRIVLQDRVPQARVYKAWNVATVRDKSVDHLSLASDVLAAGKSSRLYKRLVYDDQIATDVSAFVMTRQFGSLFLVIATARPGQDLAEVEAVLDEELEAFLASGPTEAELARAQASTRASFIRGVERIGGFGGKSDVLAASEVYLGSPDGHKTTQANLLSATVADVHGAALEWLDDGVLTVEVRPFATYTTSESTVDRSSGPPEVAEFPSASFPARETAELDNGLSLILAQRDAVPVVNLNMLFDAGYASDQYALPGTARMAMGMLDEGTTSRDALEISDTLDGLGANLAAGSNLDVSTVTMSALVENLDESLDLFADVILNPSFPEDEFERQQQQQLAGIGREKVQPVSMAQRVLPRILYGEGHAYSNPLTGSGTEESVGALDVDALQAFHDTWFKPNNATLIVVGDITMDDLLPAIESRFASWEAGDVPAKNLADVAPQPETVVYLIDRPDSAQSIIFAGQLAPPKGDPRNLQIEAMNDIIGGGFTSRINLNLREDKGWSYGARAILLDAAGQRPYYAFAPVQTDRTAESMAEIDKEVRGIRSGGSRAPTADELAKVTDQNTLTLPGRWETNGAVMASLIEMTRFNLPDDYWDTFADAVRGVGLSDVSTQADRVLQPDNLVWIVVGDRVRIEEKIRALDLGEMRFLDADGNPVEG; this is translated from the coding sequence GTGAAGCGACTGCTCGGCGCCACCTCTGCTCTCTGCCTCCTGATCTTCGCCACGGCCTGCGGCGAGTCCACCGACACCGGGACCCCGTCGGCAGACATCGTCGACATCCCCAACACGAAGTACGTGCTGGAAAACGGGTTGCGGCTCATCGTCCATGAGGACCACAAGGCGCCGATCGTCGCCGTCAACGTCTGGTACGACGTCGGCGCCGGCGACGAGAAGATCGGCAAGACCGGCTTCGCCCACCTGTTCGAGCACCTGATGTTCAACGGCAGCGAGCACTTCAACGACGACTACTTCAAGCCCTTCGACCGGGTCGGCGCGACCGGCATGAACGGGACGACGAACCAGGACCGGACGAACTACTTCCAGGTCGTGCCGACAACGGCGCTCGACATGGCGCTGTGGATGGAGTCGGACCGCATGGGCCACATGCGGGCGGCGGTCGACCAGGCCCGGCTCGACGAGCAGCGGGGCGTGGTGCAGAACGAGAAGCGCCAGGGCGAGAACCAGCCCTACGGCAAGGTCTTTCTGACGATCTTCGAGAACACCTACCCCGACGGCCACCCCTACGACCACTCGACGATCGGCTCGATGGAGGACCTGAACGCCGCCTCGCTGGCCGACGTCCATGAGTGGTTCGACACCTGGTACGGCGCGGCCAACGCGGTTCTCGTCGTTGCCGGCGACGTCGAGGCCGAGGACGTGAAAGCCCGGGTCGAGAAGTACTTCGGCCACATCCCCTCCGGGCCGCCGCTGATCAAGCCCGACGTTTCACTCGCCCGCCGGAGCGAACCGAGCCGGATCGTTCTCCAGGACCGCGTGCCCCAGGCCCGGGTCTACAAGGCCTGGAACGTCGCCACGGTCAGGGACAAGTCCGTCGATCACCTCTCCCTTGCCAGCGACGTCCTGGCCGCCGGCAAGAGTTCCCGCCTCTACAAGCGGCTGGTCTACGACGATCAGATCGCCACCGATGTCAGCGCCTTCGTCATGACCCGCCAGTTCGGCAGTCTGTTCCTCGTCATCGCGACCGCTAGACCCGGCCAGGACCTGGCCGAGGTCGAGGCCGTCCTCGACGAGGAACTCGAGGCCTTCCTCGCCTCGGGGCCGACGGAGGCCGAACTGGCGCGCGCACAGGCCAGTACGCGGGCCAGCTTCATTCGCGGCGTCGAACGGATCGGCGGCTTCGGCGGCAAGTCCGACGTGCTGGCGGCCAGCGAGGTCTACCTCGGCAGCCCCGACGGCCACAAGACGACCCAGGCGAACCTCCTGAGCGCCACCGTCGCCGACGTCCACGGCGCCGCCCTCGAGTGGCTGGACGACGGTGTTCTGACCGTCGAGGTGAGACCCTTCGCCACCTACACGACGAGCGAAAGCACGGTCGACCGCTCGTCCGGCCCGCCCGAGGTCGCCGAGTTCCCCTCGGCTTCGTTCCCGGCTCGCGAAACCGCGGAACTCGACAACGGACTGAGCCTCATCCTTGCCCAGCGCGACGCAGTGCCGGTGGTCAACCTGAACATGCTGTTCGACGCCGGCTACGCCTCCGACCAGTACGCCCTGCCGGGCACCGCGCGGATGGCGATGGGGATGCTCGACGAGGGCACGACATCCCGCGACGCGCTCGAGATCTCGGACACGCTCGACGGTCTCGGCGCCAACCTCGCAGCGGGTTCGAATCTCGACGTGTCGACCGTGACGATGAGCGCGCTCGTCGAGAATCTCGACGAGTCCCTCGACCTGTTCGCCGACGTCATCCTGAACCCCTCCTTCCCGGAGGACGAGTTCGAACGCCAGCAACAACAGCAATTGGCTGGCATCGGCCGCGAGAAGGTGCAGCCGGTGTCGATGGCCCAACGCGTCCTGCCCCGCATCCTCTACGGCGAGGGGCACGCGTACAGCAATCCGCTGACCGGCTCGGGAACCGAGGAGTCGGTAGGCGCGCTCGATGTCGACGCCCTGCAAGCGTTCCACGACACCTGGTTCAAGCCGAACAACGCGACCCTGATCGTCGTCGGCGACATCACGATGGATGACCTGCTACCGGCGATCGAGTCCCGCTTTGCGAGCTGGGAAGCGGGCGACGTGCCCGCCAAGAACCTGGCGGACGTCGCGCCCCAACCCGAGACCGTCGTCTACCTGATCGACCGGCCGGACTCCGCGCAGTCGATCATCTTCGCCGGCCAGCTCGCCCCGCCGAAGGGCGATCCCCGGAACCTCCAGATCGAGGCGATGAACGACATCATCGGCGGCGGCTTCACCTCGCGGATCAACCTGAACCTGCGCGAGGACAAGGGCTGGTCGTATGGCGCCCGGGCGATCCTCCTCGACGCCGCGGGCCAGCGACCGTACTACGCGTTCGCGCCGGTCCAGACCGACCGGACAGCCGAGTCGATGGCCGAGATCGACAAGGAGGTTCGGGGCATCCGGAGCGGAGGCAGCCGAGCCCCGACGGCGGACGAGCTGGCCAAGGTGACGGACCAGAACACGCTGACCCTGCCGGGGCGCTGGGAAACGAACGGCGCGGTGATGGCGAGCCTCATCGAGATGACCCGCTTCAACCTGCCGGACGACTACTGGGACACGTTCGCGGACGCCGTACGGGGAGTCGGCCTCTCCGACGTCAGCACCCAGGCTGACCGGGTGCTCCAGCCGGACAACCTGGTCTGGATCGTCGTCGGCGATCGCGTCAGAATCGAGGAGAAGATCCGGGCTTTGGACCTCGGCGAGATGCGCTTCCTCGACGCGGACGGGAATCCGGTGGAGGGGTAA